Proteins encoded in a region of the Neodiprion lecontei isolate iyNeoLeco1 chromosome 5, iyNeoLeco1.1, whole genome shotgun sequence genome:
- the LOC107220904 gene encoding very-long-chain 3-oxoacyl-CoA reductase-like, with protein MSLIEKIGYFTIIFWGCRFVRKIIHMLYKTFLSPGMPIDLYSMGKWGVITGCSHGLGKAYAEALAKMGINVVLVNATGIDMLRVIASDIESIYNVRTKVIELDLSQGLQAYELIEKETFGMEVGILINNLGKGYPHPEYFLDLPHKEKIYMNIIQCNVVVVTNMCRIFLPQMVLRGRGVIVNVAASVAVMPSPMLTVFAASKAYILKFSKDLSAEYAKHGIIIQCLLPGSLTNTTSKSSSNGWIIPTPDNYVASAINTIGKDDNTTGFFPHTVVVNLVRIAYKLSAPLVIKFTTSAMEGNRSNALRRYIE; from the coding sequence ATGTCCCTGATCGAGAAAATAGGCTACTTTACAATCATATTTTGGGGATGCCGATTTGTGCGCAAGATTATTCACATGTTGTACAAAACCTTTCTGTCTCCTGGTATGCCGATTGACTTATACTCGATGGGTAAATGGGGTGTAATAACTGGATGCTCTCACGGTCTGGGCAAGGCGTACGCCGAAGCGCTTGCCAAAATGGGTATAAACGTGGTCCTTGTAAACGCAACAGGGATTGATATGCTAAGAGTCATTGCGAGCGACATTGAATCCATTTACAACGTTAGGACCAAGGTAATTGAGCTGGATTTATCTCAAGGTCTTCAAGCCTACGAgttgatagaaaaagaaacgtttGGCATGGAAGTGGGTATCCTGATCAATAATCTTGGTAAGGGCTACCCACACCCTGAGTACTTCCTTGACTTACCACACAAGGAAAAAATCTACATGAATATAATCCAGTGCAATGTAGTCGTCGTTACAAACATGTGTCGTATTTTCCTGCCGCAAATGGTACTGCGAGGAAGAGGCGTCATAGTAAATGTTGCTGCATCAGTAGCGGTTATGCCGAGCCCAATGCTAACTGTTTTTGCAGCGTCGAAAGCctacattttgaaattcagtaaagaCCTGAGTGCCGAATACGCGAAACATGGCATTATCATTCAATGTCTGCTACCCGGAAGCCTAACTAATACAACATCTAAATCATCGTCCAATGGATGGATCATACCAACGCCTGACAACTATGTCGCGAGTGCAATCAACACTATTGGCAAGGATGACAACACGACTGGCTTCTTCCCGCACACAGTCGTGGTCAACCTCGTTAGAATAGCTTACAAATTATCTGCTCCACTTGTTATCAAATTTACTACTTCCGCAATGGAAGGTAATCGTAGTAACGCTCTGCGAAGATACATTGAATAA
- the LOC124294454 gene encoding lanC-like protein 2 isoform X1, whose amino-acid sequence MMSNPSAATSESSRYYENTFREDYELEKNLIVDQDKDTICDDFKETLSASVKSLMRELERNKNYFENSTDFSIYTGTTGIANLYYHYGTNFNDPSYISRANETIERSLSRLKTSKRLITFLCGSAGPLALGAVINHLHFAKDKSRSMIADLAELSKHVIGKNSDCPDELLYGRAGYLYALLFVNNRITPPPFEASLIKQVIGCILNSGQVTAKAVRSEFPLLYSWHDKLYLGGAHGLAGILFLLLQAVPYLTEYQLKEQIEPAIHYLMKMRFVSGNFPSSVGNQSDKLVQWCHGAPSMTMLFHQAYKVFGKPEYLQVALGCGDVVWSRGLLKKGYGICHGVAGNAYTFLYLYQATKEIKHLYRACKFAEWCMNYGKHQNRTPDRPFSLFEGLAGTIYFLIDVQQPLFANFPAYAV is encoded by the exons atgATGAGCAATCCATCTGCTGCCACTTCAGAAAGTTCCCGGTACTATGAGAATACTTTTAGAGAGGACtatgaattggaaaaaaatctcataGTTGACCAAGATAAGGATACG ATTTGTGATGACTTCAAAGAAACATTATCAGCCAGTGTTAAAAGCTTGATGAGAGAACTGGAAAGAAATAAGAACTACTTTGAAAACTCTACTGACTTTTCAATTTACACAGGAACTACGGGAATCGCAAACTTGTATTACCATTATGGCACAAATTTTAACGACCCATCTTACATTAGC AGAGCTAACGAAACGATTGAACGAAGCCTAAGCAGATTGAAAACTTCCAAGAGATTGATTACATTTTTGTGTGGAAGTGCAGGTCCCTTAGCTTTAGGGGCAGTTATTAACCACTTGCATTTTGCCAAAGATAAATCGCGCTCAATGATCGCAGA CTTAGCGGAATTATCAAAGCACGTTATTGGCAAAAATAGTGATTGCCCTGACGAACTGCTTTATGGACGCGCTGGCTATCTTTACGCACTACTGTTTGTTAATAACCGTATAACTCCCCCACCATTTGAGGCAAGCCTCATCAAACAG GTGATTGGTTGTATTTTAAATTCTGGCCAAGTCACTGCTAAGGCGGTGCGCTCTGAATTTCCATTGCTCTACTCTTGGCACGATAAACTTTATCTGGGAGGCGCGCATGGCTTGGctggaatattatttttattacttcag GCAGTTCCATATCTGACAGAGTATCAGCTCAAGGAACAAATAGAACCAGCTATACACTACCTTATGAAGATGAGATTCGTTTCTGGCAATTTTCCGTCTTCTGTTGGCAATCAGTCAGATAAATTGGTTCAGTGGTGCCATGGAGCCCCTTCGATGACTATGCTTTTTCATCAAGCCTATAAG GTATTTGGTAAGCCGGAATATCTTCAAGTTGCTTTAGGATGCGGAGACGTGGTATGGTCTAGAGGACTTTTGAAGAAAGGGTATGGAATATGTCACGGTGTTGCGGGAAATGCTTATACGTTCTTGTATCTCTACCAGGCAACCAAA GAGATCAAACACCTGTACAGAGCTTGTAAGTTCGCAGAATGGTGCATGAATTATGGTAAACATCAAAACAGGACACCGGATCGaccattttcattatttgaag GACTGGCTGGTACAATTTACTTCCTCATTGATGTTCAGCAGCCGTTGTTCGCTAACTTCCCTGCCTATGCCGTATGA
- the LOC124294454 gene encoding lanC-like protein 2 isoform X3, with translation MAQILTTHLTLALAELSKHVIGKNSDCPDELLYGRAGYLYALLFVNNRITPPPFEASLIKQVIGCILNSGQVTAKAVRSEFPLLYSWHDKLYLGGAHGLAGILFLLLQAVPYLTEYQLKEQIEPAIHYLMKMRFVSGNFPSSVGNQSDKLVQWCHGAPSMTMLFHQAYKVFGKPEYLQVALGCGDVVWSRGLLKKGYGICHGVAGNAYTFLYLYQATKEIKHLYRACKFAEWCMNYGKHQNRTPDRPFSLFEGLAGTIYFLIDVQQPLFANFPAYAV, from the exons ATGGCACAAATTTTAACGACCCATCTTACATTAGC CTTAGCGGAATTATCAAAGCACGTTATTGGCAAAAATAGTGATTGCCCTGACGAACTGCTTTATGGACGCGCTGGCTATCTTTACGCACTACTGTTTGTTAATAACCGTATAACTCCCCCACCATTTGAGGCAAGCCTCATCAAACAG GTGATTGGTTGTATTTTAAATTCTGGCCAAGTCACTGCTAAGGCGGTGCGCTCTGAATTTCCATTGCTCTACTCTTGGCACGATAAACTTTATCTGGGAGGCGCGCATGGCTTGGctggaatattatttttattacttcag GCAGTTCCATATCTGACAGAGTATCAGCTCAAGGAACAAATAGAACCAGCTATACACTACCTTATGAAGATGAGATTCGTTTCTGGCAATTTTCCGTCTTCTGTTGGCAATCAGTCAGATAAATTGGTTCAGTGGTGCCATGGAGCCCCTTCGATGACTATGCTTTTTCATCAAGCCTATAAG GTATTTGGTAAGCCGGAATATCTTCAAGTTGCTTTAGGATGCGGAGACGTGGTATGGTCTAGAGGACTTTTGAAGAAAGGGTATGGAATATGTCACGGTGTTGCGGGAAATGCTTATACGTTCTTGTATCTCTACCAGGCAACCAAA GAGATCAAACACCTGTACAGAGCTTGTAAGTTCGCAGAATGGTGCATGAATTATGGTAAACATCAAAACAGGACACCGGATCGaccattttcattatttgaag GACTGGCTGGTACAATTTACTTCCTCATTGATGTTCAGCAGCCGTTGTTCGCTAACTTCCCTGCCTATGCCGTATGA
- the LOC124294453 gene encoding uncharacterized protein LOC124294453, giving the protein MRYDILLPEERVERKYHTVENYYKFERTKVIEQDHFNDQYVNLKISVTEETPRHVNNGRITFFQCVNQTPRNAKISMHVIQGGLGTPELVVRVIYTPVQFSVRSMLNITCHIRTENMYDGTVGEKLLLNLSGVQKTSTLPAAVVLGKKMKKAKEWNSCSCPTKPTSVDDLRSVTEASTGYTVKPNETSWNREKLVTSSSIDATSLRAQKIKSNDKSSLGELNVDMQGTNQTNFGSTKASLSISSTNNNNRKSTSIPSTINLNSVTIEKSGKSIIQNEEVHISNQKMRTANTTGKLSTNIRKPVDSSIISSHVKATSPHIHKKTSRTEVTNSLKTNMYGRTTSSTKKLRMHTTGMVVKTITKDPKRGNLNDDIISSRETGQRPGKLGSKLKYNNKTPGSGIELKTNATKIYNKVTSRRPDQKSIHNEVTTPDQDLTTVPYEGIVTAVDETTHSGETCVINGMGERIKASTNTVTQPLTSTRTVEMSLEKSQTSPTIEEVTKRAEINGSKLKYKIIKGVTSPWYNLAIKAVPKDLKRKISLAKITY; this is encoded by the coding sequence ATGAGATACGATATTCTATTGCCAGAAGAAAGAGTCGAGAGAAAGTATCACACCGTGGAGAATTACTACAAATTTGAGAGGACAAAAGTAATTGAACAAGATCATTTCAACGACCAGTATGTAAATCTGAAGATTTCTGTGACGGAAGAAACACCACGACATGTCAACAATGGCAGAATAACATTTTTCCAATGCGTCAACCAAACCCCGAGGAATGCTAAAATATCTATGCACGTTATTCAAGGAGGACTAGGAACACCGGAATTGGTGGTAAGGGTGATTTATACACCTGTACAATTTTCGGTAAGAAGTATGTTAAACATAACTTGTCATATACGGACAGAGAATATGTATGATGGTACAGTTGGAGAAAAGCTCTTGCTGAATTTGTCTGGTGTTCAAAAAACAAGCACACTGCCTGCAGCAGTTGTACttggaaagaaaatgaagaaagcaAAAGAATGGAATTCATGTTCATGTCCAACAAAACCCACATCTGTTGATGATCTCCGCTCTGTGACTGAAGCTTCAACTGGATACACAGTAAAACCGAATGAAACAAGTTGGAATAGAGAGAAACTTGTGACGAGTTCTTCCATTGACGCTACTAGTCTCAGAGCACAGAAGATAAAAAGCAATGATAAGTCATCGTTGGGTGAATTAAATGTCGATATGCAAGGAACAAATCAGACCAACTTCGGTTCTACAAAAGCAAGTCTGAGCATAAGTAGtacaaataacaataataggaAATCAACTTCAATTCCAAGTACAATTAATTTGAACTCTGTGACTATTGAGAAATCTGGGAAATCAATTATACAAAATGAAGAAGTACACATATCGAATCAGAAGATGAGGACTGCTAATACTACTGGAAAACTATCTACAAATATAAGAAAGCCTGTTGATTCAAGTATAATAAGCTCTCACGTCAAAGCTACAAGTCCGCATATACACAAAAAAACATCACGTACCGAAGTGACAAATTCACTGAAAACAAATATGTATGGAAGGACAACCTCAAGTACTAAGAAACTCAGAATGCATACTACAGGAATGGTAGTAAAAACGATTACCAAAGATCCCAAACGTGGTAACTTAAATGACGATATCATTTCAAGTAGGGAAACAGGCCAGAGACCTGGAAAACTAGGGTCAAAGCtgaagtataataataaaactccTGGGAGTGGAATAGAACTGAAAACAAATGcgacaaaaatttataacaaagtTACGAGCCGAAGACCAGATCAGAAATCTATACATAACGAAGTAACAACTCCAGATCAAGATCTGACCACTGTGCCATATGAAGGAATAGTTACAGCGGTAGACGAAACTACGCATTCTGGTGAAACCTGTGTGATCAATGGAATGGGAGAGAGAATAAAAGCAAGTACCAACACCGTCACTCAACCATTAACAAGCACAAGAACTGTTGAAATGAGTTTGGAGAAAAGTCAGACCAGTCCAACAATAGAAGAGGTAACTAAACGCGCAGAAATTAATGGTTCAAAACTgaagtataaaattataaaaggcGTGACATCTCCATGGTACAATTTAGCAATAAAGGCTGTGCCAAAAGACCTGAAAAGAAAGATAAGCTTGGCAAAGATAACTTATTAA
- the LOC124294454 gene encoding lanC-like protein 2 isoform X2 has product MMSNPSAATSESSRYYENTFREDYELEKNLIVDQDKDTICDDFKETLSASVKSLMRELERNKNYFENSTDFSIYTGTTGIANLYYHYGTNFNDPSYISRANETIERSLSRLKTSKRLITFLCGSAGPLALGAVINHLHFAKDKSRSMIADLAELSKHVIGKNSDCPDELLYGRAGYLYALLFVNNRITPPPFEASLIKQVIGCILNSGQVTAKAVRSEFPLLYSWHDKLYLGGAHGLAGILFLLLQAVPYLTEYQLKEQIEPAIHYLMKMRFVSGNFPSSVGNQSDKLVQWCHGAPSMTMLFHQAYKVFGKPEYLQVALGCGDVVWSRGLLKKGYGICHGVAGNAYTFLYLYQATK; this is encoded by the exons atgATGAGCAATCCATCTGCTGCCACTTCAGAAAGTTCCCGGTACTATGAGAATACTTTTAGAGAGGACtatgaattggaaaaaaatctcataGTTGACCAAGATAAGGATACG ATTTGTGATGACTTCAAAGAAACATTATCAGCCAGTGTTAAAAGCTTGATGAGAGAACTGGAAAGAAATAAGAACTACTTTGAAAACTCTACTGACTTTTCAATTTACACAGGAACTACGGGAATCGCAAACTTGTATTACCATTATGGCACAAATTTTAACGACCCATCTTACATTAGC AGAGCTAACGAAACGATTGAACGAAGCCTAAGCAGATTGAAAACTTCCAAGAGATTGATTACATTTTTGTGTGGAAGTGCAGGTCCCTTAGCTTTAGGGGCAGTTATTAACCACTTGCATTTTGCCAAAGATAAATCGCGCTCAATGATCGCAGA CTTAGCGGAATTATCAAAGCACGTTATTGGCAAAAATAGTGATTGCCCTGACGAACTGCTTTATGGACGCGCTGGCTATCTTTACGCACTACTGTTTGTTAATAACCGTATAACTCCCCCACCATTTGAGGCAAGCCTCATCAAACAG GTGATTGGTTGTATTTTAAATTCTGGCCAAGTCACTGCTAAGGCGGTGCGCTCTGAATTTCCATTGCTCTACTCTTGGCACGATAAACTTTATCTGGGAGGCGCGCATGGCTTGGctggaatattatttttattacttcag GCAGTTCCATATCTGACAGAGTATCAGCTCAAGGAACAAATAGAACCAGCTATACACTACCTTATGAAGATGAGATTCGTTTCTGGCAATTTTCCGTCTTCTGTTGGCAATCAGTCAGATAAATTGGTTCAGTGGTGCCATGGAGCCCCTTCGATGACTATGCTTTTTCATCAAGCCTATAAG GTATTTGGTAAGCCGGAATATCTTCAAGTTGCTTTAGGATGCGGAGACGTGGTATGGTCTAGAGGACTTTTGAAGAAAGGGTATGGAATATGTCACGGTGTTGCGGGAAATGCTTATACGTTCTTGTATCTCTACCAGGCAACCAAA tga
- the LOC107220907 gene encoding allantoinase: MSIRKSFCKIAYLSSRVVLPEEDGGVQPAIIVVSDGKIEEIIRSVDEEAIKTVTNENIYLERFDSLVIMPGIVDSHVHINEPGRTDWEGFDTATRAAAAGGITTIVDMPLNSIPPTTTLENLDIKSKEALGRVFVDVGFWGGVIPGNQKELRRLIQAGVVGFKCLLCPSGVDEFPHVNIRDIELALTELQSTNSVLAFHAECELAGSLVTETSDSHFYETFLKSRPPAMEVEAIKMISSLCKKYGVRCHIVHLSASDALDVIQSAKAEGSHLTVETCHHYLNFCAEEVPKNATEFKCCPPIREKTNQNKLWRAIENGLIDMVVSDHSPSTAELKICGDFMTAWGGISSLQFGLPIMWTVARKRNLSLENVSRLLSQAPAKLCGLDGRKGKLRKGMDADLLIWDPEATIEIQESMILHKNKLTPYMGKKLFGKVVATIIRGNTVYRDGLVQDKPVGDLLLQKENRRE, translated from the exons ATGTCTATCCGTAaaagtttttgtaaaataGCTTACCTGAGTTCTAGAGTAGTTCTTCCCGAGGAAGACGGCGGTGTTCAACCGGCAATAATTGTTGTAAGCgatggaaaaattgaagaaatcaTTCGATCTGTCGACGAGGAGGCAATAAAGACTGTAACAAAT gaaaatatatatttagaaAGATTTGACTCACTGGTAATCATGCCTGGTATAGTTGATTCCCATGTCCATATAAATGAGCCAGGTCGCACTGATTGGGAAGGTTTTGATACCGCAACACGGGCTGCAGCTGCTGGTGGAATTACTACAATTGTTGATATGCCTTT AAATTCTATACCACCGACAACGACACTAGAAAACTTGGATATAAAATCGAAAGAAGCGTTAGGAAGAGTATTTGTAGATGTTGGATTCTGGGGTGGTGTAATACCCGGGAATCAG AAAGAGCTTCGGAGATTGATACAAGCAGGGGTAGTTGGATTCAAATGTTTACTATGTCCAAGTGGGGTTGATGAATTTCCGCACGTCAATATTCGGGACATTGAACTGGCCTTAACAGAATTGCAATCCACAAATTCTGTGCTTGCG TTTCATGCGGAGTGCGAGCTTGCTGGCTCTCTGGTGACTGAAACGAGTGATTCTCATTTCTATGAAACGTTTTTAAAATCAAGACCGCCAGCAATGGAAGTTGAAgctataaaaatgatttcttcGCTATGCAAAAAATATGG TGTAAGATGTCACATAGTGCATCTATCGGCAAGTGATGCTCTAGATGTAATACAATCAGCAAAAGCGGAAGGATCTCATCTCACGGTTGAAACTTGTCATCATTATCTAAACTTCTGTGCTGAAGAAGTACCGAAAAATGCAACAGAATTTAAATGCTGTCCACCGATCCGAGAAAAGACTAACCAA AATAAGTTGTGGAGAGCAATCGAAAATGGCCTAATAGACATGGTAGTATCTGACCATTCTCCCTCGACAGCAGAACTTAAAATATGCGGTGATTTCATGACGGCATGGGGTGGCATTTCGTCTCTACAATTTG GTCTGCCGATTATGTGGACTGTGGCAAGGAAGAGAAATTTAAGTTTGGAAAACGTTTCACGTTTGCTGAGTCAAGCACCAGCTAAGCTGTGTGGATTGGATGGTCGAAAAGGCAAATTACGCAAGGGAATGGACGCAGATCTACTCATCTGGGATCCTGAGGCAACTATtgag ATTCAAGAGTCAATGATCTTACATAAAAATAAG TTAACACCTTACATgggaaagaaattatttgGAAAAGTAGTAGCAACTATAATCCGTGGTAACACAGTTTACAGAGATGGATTAGTACAAGATAAACCCGTCGGTGATCTGCTACTGCAGAAGGAGAACCGACGCGAATAA